TACGTGGGCCTGCGCGTGGAGAACAACGCCGGGTTCGCGGCGGACGCGTACGGCCGTATCACGGGCGAGGCGGCCCCGCTGCTGCTGTCGACGGGCCCGGGTGCGCTGACGTCGCTGGCCGCGCTCCAGGAGGCGGCGGCGGCCTCGGCCCCGGTGCTGGCGATCAGCAGCCAGATCCCGACGGCGGGCCTGGGGGGCGGCCGGCACGGCTACCTCCATGAACTCCCCGACCAGTCCGCTTCCTTCCGAGGCGTGGTGAAGTCGGTCCACACCGTGCGCACCCAGTCCCAGATCCCGTCCGCGATCGAGGCGGCCTGGAAGTCGGCGCTGACCGCCCCGCACGGCCCGGTGTGGGTGGAGATCCCGCAGGACGTGCTGCTGGCTCCGACCCTGATCCCCGTGGTGACGGGCGGCGACGCGTTCCCGGAAGAACTGCCCCCGCGCGTCGAACTGACGGCGGCGGCAGCGGACTTGCTGTCGAAGGCGGCCCGTCCGGCGATCATCGCGGGCGGGGGAGTCGTACGCTCGGACGCCTCGCGCAAGCTGCGTCAGCTGGCGGAGCTGCTCCAGGCCCCGGTCGTGACGACGCCGGGCGGCAAGGGGGCGTTCCCCTGGCGCCACCCCCTGTCCCTCCAGTCCTGGATCGAGGACCGGTACGTCACGGACTTCCTGGAGGACGCGGACGTACTGCTGGTGGTGGGTTCGGGACTGGGTGAACTGTCGTCGAACTACCACACGTTCAAGCCCCGCGGCCGGGTCATCCAGATCGAGGCCGACCTCGGCAAGCTGGAGTCGAACCACCCGGCGCTGGGCATTCACGCGGACGCGCGGTTGGCGTTGCAGGCGCTGCTGGAGACGGTGGAGGAGCGCGAGGACGTCCACGCGGCGGAACGGGTGGGAGAGGTGCTGGGCCGGGTGGCCGCCCGTATCGCCGCCCAGGAACTCACCCTGGAGCAGGACGTGTTGGCGTCGGTGCGCAAGGCACTCCCCGCCGACTCCCCGTCCTTCTGGGACATGACGATCCTCGCGTATTGGGCCTGGTCCGCCTTCGACGCCAAGGGCCCCAACCTCCTCCACTCCGCCCAGGGCGCCGGCGGCCTCGGCTACGGATTCCCGGCGGCGCTGGGCGCGGCGGTGGCCGACGGTTCGCGTCCGGTGCTGGCGGTGTCGGGGGACGGCGGTGCGCTGTATTCGATTGCCGAGCTCGCGACCGCTCGCCAGTACGACCTGAACGTGACGTGGCTGATCGTCGACGACGGCGGCTACGGCATCCTGCGCGAGTACATGACGGACGCGTTCGGCGAGGCCACGGCGACCGAACTGACCCGCCCGGACTATGTGGCGCTGGCGGAGTCCTTCGGGGTGCCGGGGGTGCGGACGACGCCGGAGGAGCTGGAGGCGGACCTGGCGAAGGCGTTGGGGGAGCCTGGGCCTTCGGTGGTGGTGCTTCCGGCGGTGCTGCGGATGTTCGCGCCTACGCATCTGGGCTGAGCGGGAAGCGGGATCTCCGCCCAGGTCGCTTTCCCGATGCCGTGCAGGCGGGGGCAGCAGCCCCAACGCGCGGCAAGGGCACTGATGATGGCCAGGCCGCGCCCCTGTTCGTCGTCGGCCTTGGCCCGCCGCCGCTCCGGGCGAGCGTTGTTGGCGTCAGCGACTTCCACGCGCAGGCGGCCGTCGTACTGGGCGACGCGTACGCCGATCTGGCGGCCGGTGGGGGTGCGGGCGTGCCGAATGGCGTTGCTCATGAGCTCGGACAGCAGGAGTTCCGCGGTGTCGGCGATGTCGTCGTCGATGTTCCAGTCGGTGAGCTGTGCACGCAGGAGTGCTCGCGCGCGACCTGCGCTGCGGGGGCCGTGGGATAACCGCCATTGCGTTTCCGGCATGGCGGGGGTTGCGGGCGGTGAGGGTGCGGTGTGGGCTGGCATGAAGACCTCCGAAGCGCTGGGTAACACTTCACATCTCTAGAGATGAAGTGAAGCGC
This DNA window, taken from Streptomyces sp. NBC_00663, encodes the following:
- a CDS encoding thiamine pyrophosphate-binding protein, encoding MTHDHDLVLRPTEAQTAAALNPPAGRNGGDLVVETLAALGTTTVFGLPGQHALGMFDALRRSDLRYVGLRVENNAGFAADAYGRITGEAAPLLLSTGPGALTSLAALQEAAAASAPVLAISSQIPTAGLGGGRHGYLHELPDQSASFRGVVKSVHTVRTQSQIPSAIEAAWKSALTAPHGPVWVEIPQDVLLAPTLIPVVTGGDAFPEELPPRVELTAAAADLLSKAARPAIIAGGGVVRSDASRKLRQLAELLQAPVVTTPGGKGAFPWRHPLSLQSWIEDRYVTDFLEDADVLLVVGSGLGELSSNYHTFKPRGRVIQIEADLGKLESNHPALGIHADARLALQALLETVEEREDVHAAERVGEVLGRVAARIAAQELTLEQDVLASVRKALPADSPSFWDMTILAYWAWSAFDAKGPNLLHSAQGAGGLGYGFPAALGAAVADGSRPVLAVSGDGGALYSIAELATARQYDLNVTWLIVDDGGYGILREYMTDAFGEATATELTRPDYVALAESFGVPGVRTTPEELEADLAKALGEPGPSVVVLPAVLRMFAPTHLG